The proteins below come from a single Propionispora vibrioides genomic window:
- a CDS encoding lactate utilization protein: protein MDNHITWYRNKQIERTMANLEKHNIGAFYVADELALKEKIKQLIPEHSTVAVGDSVTLGETGILELLRNGCYNFLDKYRQGISREEKKALYRQSFGADTFLASTNALTEEGELYNIDGNGSRVAAMIYGPEQVIIVAGINKLVRNLEEAEKRTRHYAAPLDAKRLNKKTPCAALGYCVDCKSEERICNSFVVIKRQFIKDRIKVVIVGRELGY from the coding sequence ATGGACAATCATATAACATGGTATAGAAACAAGCAAATTGAACGAACGATGGCTAATCTGGAAAAGCATAATATTGGCGCTTTTTATGTTGCTGATGAATTGGCGTTAAAAGAAAAGATAAAACAGTTGATCCCCGAGCATTCAACGGTGGCAGTGGGAGACTCGGTAACGCTTGGAGAGACAGGCATACTGGAACTTTTGCGTAACGGCTGCTACAACTTTCTGGACAAATACCGGCAGGGCATTAGCCGGGAGGAGAAAAAAGCGTTATACCGGCAGAGCTTTGGTGCGGATACATTTCTAGCTAGTACAAACGCCTTAACCGAGGAGGGCGAATTATACAACATTGATGGCAATGGCAGTAGAGTAGCTGCTATGATCTATGGCCCGGAGCAGGTTATTATTGTGGCCGGAATTAATAAGCTGGTAAGAAATCTGGAGGAAGCGGAAAAACGGACAAGGCACTACGCTGCTCCCCTGGATGCGAAACGGTTAAACAAGAAGACGCCTTGCGCTGCGTTGGGATATTGTGTGGATTGTAAAAGTGAAGAACGGATATGTAACAGCTTTGTCGTGATTAAACGGCAATTTATCAAAGACCGTATCAAAGTGGTGATTGTGGGCAGGGAACTGGGGTATTAA
- a CDS encoding group II intron maturase-specific domain-containing protein → NMHTELGTLIKQINAKLVGHFRYYGVTDNSNGIHTFGYCVRRKLFEILNRRSQKKSLTWEGFAKLTDRFPLAKARIYVNIYG, encoded by the coding sequence AAACATGCACACGGAGCTAGGAACCTTGATCAAACAGATAAATGCCAAGCTGGTTGGGCACTTTCGCTACTATGGGGTAACCGACAACAGCAATGGAATCCATACCTTTGGATACTGCGTACGGCGTAAATTGTTTGAAATACTCAATCGCAGAAGCCAAAAGAAGAGCTTGACGTGGGAAGGATTTGCAAAACTAACAGATAGATTCCCGCTAGCAAAAGCGAGAATCTATGTGAATATCTATGGCTAA